The following DNA comes from Castanea sativa cultivar Marrone di Chiusa Pesio chromosome 10, ASM4071231v1.
AACcctattttgtttaaatattttgtcCTGATGTCATCTTCAAGTTTTCTTTTGGAACTTAAGTTTCCTCTGGGGCTGTTGTGTTGTACAGTTGTAGAAAGTTGTAGAAATCAAACATGTAGTTTTTTGTGACTAGCAATTTGGATATATGTTGCTTGTGATAATCAGCCGTTTTTTTGTGTGTCTCCCTTTGTCTGTGACTCTGTGTGTGTATAAAGGCAACTGGTCTTTACAACAATTGCAATCAACACTCTCAAACGAAAGAGAAGGAAAACGTTTTgaagcttttctttctttctttctttctttctttcttttgtccctcccccccccccccctccctcatCTGGACAAGAAGGGTGTCTTTTGGATGCTTTCTCAAACCACTTCAGTGTGTTGTTTTATATATGACCACTGTTTTGgtattttgaacaaaatatcTTGCTGATTTGATAAATATGGTTATTTGAAATGTATGCATAATACTTCTGCCCCCCCTTCTTACCTTCTTTCCGTCAATATTTGTAGGACTACAGGCAAACACATCCAGAAGTAACAGTTCTTGATCCTCCAGATGCTATACAACATTTACGGAATCGCCAATTCATGCTCCAGGCTGTTGCTGATCTAAACTTGTCCGATTCTTAtggtaatttttatgtttattttcttaGACATCTCAATTACTAGGAATAGGTTTTTGGCTTTGCCTTCAGCTAATAAGTAATCAATCTCGTCAAAAAAGGCGCAACCTATGTACACTGGACGTAATGTAAGTTTAAATGATTTGTTGTAACTGAGCTAAAAAGTTCTTTGATGCTTACTGACTGTGATTTTGATGATTAACTACTACGCAGGCAAAGTTGGTGTTCCCAGGCAATTGGTTATCAAGAAAGATGCATCATCCATCCCTGATGCAGTTGCCAAATCTGGGCTGATATTACCACTTGGTATGTATGTGTTTGCATTTGCAGTTTCTTGTGCATGCTTGCAGTTTGTAGGTCCACTGTAGGCTATGCATCAACAATTGCTAGCaacttttcttataaatatGGTTTAATTGACACTAATGGGATTGTTTGtcgaaagaaattttttattttttctgagATATTCCTATCCTAATATGTCAGTCTTGTTTCTTGACTGAACTTTTGGGATAAGTTGCTGCCTAAATGGCTTTAGGAAATCATCAGTAGTGGATTTGTAATGGTCTGGTGATGATTTTACATTCTCATGTCTGTTTCAGTTGCAAAGCCATTAATTGCTGACGGGAGTGCAAAGTCACATGAATTATCACTTGCTTTTGATCAAAACTCCCTTCAAAAACTTGAACCTCCACTTGTTCTTCAGGAGTTTGTTAACCATGGTATGCAATTGTAAGACATGTCTTATTACCTTTACAGTTGCCACAAAAATGTCATGATTTCAAAATTGTCATTCCTGTCATGATTGTAGGAGGTGTTCTCTTTAAGGTATATATTGTTGGTGAAACTATAAAGGTGGTCAGACGTTTTTCTTTACCTGATGATGTCTGCAAAAGGGAACTCTCCAAAAATGCAGGTGTCTATCATGTTCCAAGGGTTTCTTGTGCTGCAGCTTCAGCAGATGATGCAAATTTGGACCCTCATGTTGCTGGTGAGCTATCCTGTCCGAGAAAACCTTTCTTGAATTGTTCCTAATTTTCTTACTTGTATTTCAAGAACCATGCGTTTCA
Coding sequences within:
- the LOC142613365 gene encoding inositol-tetrakisphosphate 1-kinase 3-like isoform X2, whose translation is MLQAVADLNLSDSYGKVGVPRQLVIKKDASSIPDAVAKSGLILPLVAKPLIADGSAKSHELSLAFDQNSLQKLEPPLVLQEFVNHGGVLFKVYIVGETIKVVRRFSLPDDVCKRELSKNAGVYHVPRVSCAAASADDANLDPHVAELPPRPLLEKLAKELRHRLGLRLFNLDIIREHGCGDRFYVIDINYFPGYGKMPGYEHIFTDFLLNLVQGKYKKRSC